The window CTAAAGCAGTGTGGGGGTCAATCTTGTTTCTGCTGCCCAGCTGTGCTCACGCATGCCAATGGTTGGGTAACACCCCTAAAAGGGGACCAAAAGGAGATTGAACTCTGGGTTCCAGTGGCTAAAATGGCAGCCTGAATGTCCTGTACCTCTCACCCCACCCTATCTCATCCGTGCCACACAAGGTGTGCTAGTGGTTcaccaggtctctcagcctttctgctCCCCTGGGGCACTGCCAGTCTCAGGCCACAGCTCCCACCAGCTCCAGTGGCTCCCTCTTCCCAGGCAGCATGCTGGGCCAAGCACAGACCTGCACATGGTCCGACCAAACCAGTGATATCAgagcacttctgaaaacaagATGCTTTCACAAAAACACTCTCCAATAATCAAACAAATCAAAGGGCGAGCTAACTGGATCCATAAAAGTGAAATGCATCGCTGCCAAAGAACTGCTGTTATCTCTGGCATGGCTGGGTCATTGGGAcatttcacagaaacaaaaatgtatttcctgtATAGACCCAATTAAAATACCTCCGGGGAAATGTTTCATGTGCACTTGAGACCTGAAGCCAAAGCTACCCCACTGGCTTACAGGGAATGAGATTGCTTCCCAGGGGCTGATGGAAAGCTCAGAGCACCCCCTGCTGCACTCAGTAAAATCAGGCTCAGCAGCTACTTCTGACCTTGCAAATACCTGGCAGGAGGGTGCTGTGCCCTCCCGGGGGCTGAGCAAGAGAGACACAGCCTCCCACTGCCGAGAGCTCAGATAACTTTGGAGGGCACTGCAGGACTCAGCCCAGGCTTCCCATGCAATCGAAACCACTGGCCTCTCCTGATCCACACACGGGGCCTGGAGAAGAAAGAGCAAAATCTCTGTTGTAAAAGGTCAGCTGTACATTTTCTCCTGAGTCTGACTGAATTCTACAGCTGGGTGAACTTTACTTCAAAGTCTTTGCCGCCCATGCACAGGTCCCTGGGGACAGATGGAGTCTGTGGGTTACTCGCTATCCAGGTAACGAGAATCTCAGTTGctgcttctttcattttccatcctgatctttttttcttctttgttcacTCCATCATCTGTACGTGTGTTTATGCTGCAGGATCTGGATGCTTTTCTTGCTGTTCTGGCTGGGACAAGGCAGGCAGATGGCTCCCCCAGGTTGGTGAAATGAGATAAAAGGATAGTGGGAGAGGCAAGGATGAGAACTTGTTATTTCACTTGTAATGAGATGTGCCTCTTCGCTGCCCTCCAGACCCACTGGCTTATCTGCTCTGTATGTGCTCTCACCAGGTTTTGTGCAGAGCAGTTGCCGCTCCAGGATTTTTTGGATGAAACTGAATAAACTCTTGCTCCAGGGAAAGTTCTTCCAGCTGGAAATCAATGGTGAGTCACAAGTGTCTGCCCTGAGCACCATGAAGTTTGGGGAATCACCTACATGACCACAGTGTGTGTGATCTGGATGCTGTTATCTACGTGATAATTGGTCACTTATCCCAAATAACCAGCAGAACATCTTTGCTGCCTACATCCAGCCTCTGGCACCTCAGTTTGGCCAATATCCCTACTGATGAGCAAAGCTTGTGTCTACAGCCACAgtccccctttgcttcttacGTCTAATGTGCcaggggaaaggagaaaggatgGTCAGATAAGGAAGGGCTGACATTTGGCTTTCATTGTCCCGAAAACAACACTCTGGAGGCTGGTTAATACCCACAGAACACACTCTCCATGAGTTGCTTGAGCAATTAAaggacttcttttcttttcttttcttttcttttcttttcttttcttttcttttcttttcttttcttttcttttcttttcttttcttttcttttcttttcttttcttttcttttcttttcttttctttccttttctttccttttcttttttcttttcttttcttttcttttcttttcttttcttttcttttcttttcttttcttttcttttcttttcttttcttttcttttcttttcttttcttttcttttcttttcttttcttatttaacaTCACAATGGTCACAAAATGCCCTATATCAGATTGAACAAAGGGTCTCCATTttgctgagaaaaacaaaaacctatttaaccaaaatgaaaaacagcaaatgttCACATCAAATTGAACAAAGTATGTGATTTGACcccaaaacagatttctttctgTTGAGATCAGTCCACTTTTTCTGggtttcatgtttttttttttcaattgattTGGAGGCAGAACTGAAAAGTCAAGTACAGCAAGGGTGTGGAGAGAAGTGATAGCTTTTATGAGAGCAACTGATATTGCTGGGAAAAGCAGACAAGCCTTCAGGCATAAAaaggttgtttgtttcttccagCTCTATCAGTTGGTCTCATAAAAGCTATTCTCTCTTCTTCCAAAATTCCTCTCACTTATCTCCTTAGTCTATCCTGGCTGCAAGAATACATCTACTGAAACAGCAGTTATTAGTACTGTTCGACATATAAAGATGACAGATAAATCTTGAAATTACAAAGGCAGCTAGTTAAACCCTATCTGTTTGTACAGATTCTTGTGTCTAACCCAAGACCAAAATAGCTCCTTAATCAGAAGAGCAGATAATTAACAGAATACAATGTTATTAATTCTACCAGCACCAAGAGCTGAGCACAGCCAGCTCCCAATGTGCCTGTTACTTGGCTTCCCCATAGGCTTAACAGCACACAGCACCCTGCCAAGATGAGCAAACCTGACCAATTTGTGGAATTGCCCATCCAAAGTGAATCCTTTGATCAGAGTGAGCAGCCGATTACCACAACTTGAGGATTTTTAGAAATGGATGGCCCATAATTCTTTTTTTAGAGAGTAAACTCAGGGGAGGAGACATATATGTGATGCCTCGGGGGAACTCTCTGTAACAGTACTTCGAGGTGGCTGTGGCACAAGCTCCTGGACACAGTGAAATGGGCATTAAAGTGAATGTGATGTGGGTGAGCTTGAGACATGACAGACCATCACATTCACTCTAATACATACCAGCACAGCTTCGCCAGCTCCTTAACAACACATGTTGTTGGAGAACACCCAACCCAGCTGGACCTCTTTTCTGATGAGAGCAAGGTGAGGAGGCCTCAGTACTGCTCTGCAGGCCGACTTGCCCCAAGCTGTCCATCCCACACACTGTTCTTCAATGCCCTGTTTCTGCAGATCCTTATGCCGGCCCTGTTCTGCTGGATGAGAAACTGGCGTCTCGCTGTGGCTACGTCCTCTCAGAAGATGTGTGGGGCAACCCCGTCTTCCGTGCGTCGGTGCTTGGCTGCCACGTGGCCAATGAGGTAAGACCTAGAAATGGCCCAAAATCCACATCAGATGGTACAGCTCCTTCAACAAGGCCAGATAGAGATATTAGATGGCATTCCAATGGCATGTTTTGAGAACCCAAGAAACAGTGAACTTGAGTTAGCGTTGATGATGGTGTGTAGAAACGAATAGGCAATGGCTCTTCGGTATGTGGTTTGTTCAGTGTGACTGACATGGGATTTCCTCTCTCCATGAAATGACACTTAGCCTAATGCTGCTGACTAGCTGCCAGCTCTCAAGCATATCcttattgctgctgctttgccagAGAGTTTCTTGAAAGCCTCTCTGGAAAGAAGTAGGCATCTGCTTGAAAAAGCAACATTTGCAATGTGATTCTGGCAGATCTTTTCCTGGCTTAATTTGTGTGGTAATGTTCCTGTTAACACATGCCTAGGAACGTAGATCACACACATCTATTAGGCCCAAATTTGCCTCATGTAACTTTAGCCATCTGAAAGATAATGTCTGGTCTAAACTGGTTGTTTATGCTTCCACAATAGTCAATGGAGAGAAACAGGCATCTACCGGAAGGTGATTCACTCCTTcctaaaatacatgtaaaagttTAGCCTGGATTTCTAATTTCTAAATATTAGTTGAGATGAAATGAACCTAGAAACAGAATATATCAGAGCAGAACTTTCATCTGTTGTCCATGTTTAGTCTGGTTGATCCTGGAAGccccacagaagaaaaagaaaaaaaaaaagaaaaaaaaaaaaaggaagaaaaaaagaaaaagaaaaaaaaaaaggtgaagctGTATGGGTAAATCTTATGCTGACGTGAACCCAGGGAGTACGCAGTGCTATGCAACAACCAGAATTTCCAGACTAGACATTTCTCTGGAAAAGTTTtgcctttgtttgcttttctgtagaTAAAAACACTTCTATGTCAGATAGAAGCACAGTCCATGGCTTCACATTTGGCTCCTGTAGAGCCGAAGGACCAAGAGGAGCTCTTAGTGGAGTCAGTCAAGATGGACACtaaacagcatttttaagaCAGACCTGAACTACCTACACCAAACCAAAATCTCTGGTACTTTGCCTCCATGAAGAGGCACACAGCAGTCatgaatgggaaaaacacaaaccatACAGTGAGGAAGGTCAgataatgtaaaataaagtaTCTTCCCCTGATTAGCTGCACCTGAATGCTGTGGGAAGAATATTGCAGGGATTTGACATGAGGCAAAGGCTCTAAGTACTGAGACAATGTCTCTGGCTCAGAAAGCCGCTGTGCATAAACCACATAAGACATGCTCATATTTTGGAGGAACTTTCACAACAGCTTTGTTCTCATCCTTGTAAACATGCCCTCAGTGCTCCTCCAACCACTTTAACCTCCTCCAAGCCCTCTTGGAAACAGGACACTGGGCTGGATGGTCCCgtgcagctgctcctggctgtgTATGAGCTGGGCCTTCCACATGATCTGCTGAATTTCCTACTTTCCTTCCCAGGCAGATGAGCTGTTTTCACTGACTGTGAACATCAAGGTCTCCTCATTTGCAAGCATGAGGGCAGCTGTGACCTACACCTACCCTATGTACTGCTCTTACTCCTCCTGGGCTCCAAGAGAAATTGTGTGTGAAGAAAACTACATGGAGGTAAAAGTTTTCCCACTGAAGGCTAAGCTCCATCTAAGCTCCCTGCCAAGCACAGCAACCTCCACAAACTCCCATCAGAAGCTGTTTTTACATCATGTACCAGGCGTGCATGCAGCTATTCAGCATAGGGTACAACAGTAGATTTATTAATAATGCACTTACCTGTGAACACAGGTATTTTGCATGCAGTTAAATTCAGTTAAGCGTACAGGTGCTGTAAGTCAAGCCACTGCAAGCAAATAAGCAGCCAGGCAGACCAGCAGCCAACCTGTTTAGCTCAGGAGAATACTTCTGTGTTATGAAGTACTGCAGCACCCACGAGAGCGTTATCCTTCTATTTGAAATAACAAAACCTGGAGTTGGCAGAGCTGCACCCCTGCAGCATCAGACAACTCAGAGGAGTGAGACAGAACCTGCCTCCCACTGGGTGGTACTAGTTGAATGCTCAACCTGCTGCCAGCAGATATGGAGGTCCTACATTTTAGGGTATCTAGCCTGCATGGAAAGAGGGAACCAGTTCTGTAAAAACCTGTTTCCCTATAACTTCTACAGAGATATCCTGATGCCCCTGAAAGTCTCCAGAGTGTGATCTAGTCTAGAGCTTCCCAGATAAGAAACAGAACCTGGTCATGCACAAAGACATTCCCTCTTCTGTACATACATTGCTGCAGATGCCATGGCTTTAACCTCCAGTGTAAGGTCACAGAACTTACCACAGTGAAGAACCTGTCTGGAAACACTTTATTACTTCCAGTGAATGCAACTTGCTAAATCCTGACAGACACTGGAGAAGAAATCTGAAAgcctctctctgcctctctctgaatctctctctctgctcCCCATGCCTGTAGTAAAGCTGAAGATTTGTCTGTTCCCAGACAATCTCATCTGTGTTTCCAGGTGTCCGTGAAGACTGATGTCCCTGCAGTTTCAAATGACTACACCGTCGCATGGATGTCAGCCCTGCCAGAGGTATGAAGGGGAGTCTTTCctagcagctcccagcctgcctcTTCTTGCTAACCTCATGAGTCCTTAACCTTGGGGAATAGCTCCACCTCTGTCATAAATGGGATACAGAAAAGTTGTCATCAAGTACTGAAAAACCTCTCCAGTTTTCTTAGAGCTCTAGACTGCAGAAAGACATTTAGGTGGGAGAGTAGAGCCATATGCTTCTTATGTTGGTGGAAGTTGAGTACAAAACCAACAAAGGTAGGTGGTTCTTCTCACAATGGGTAGCAAATCACTCAAATGCCTTGTCAAAAGATGTGGCTGCTAAAATCTTGCTTGGTCCCAAGGTTAGTCTGGAAAAGTTCACAGAAGAGAAATCCACTGCAAAATAATCCATGCAAAATAGAAAGAAGCTACAGATCGCTTAGGAGTCTGAGCTGAAGATTATTTGAGGCTAGAGGGGAAATACATACACTTGGGGGAAATACATATGCTTATCCTATTTTTCTCATGTCTTGCCCATGTTTAGTCCCATGTTATGTTTCTTCTTATGcccatttttccttttggttatCCACTCATATAGTTATCATTTGAGAAGAAGACTGTTCTAGACCTGTACAGACATTTCTCTCATCTCATCTTTGACACAGTATGGCTCCATATGATAAAAGGTGGTCTGTCATTTGGACACTGGACTGTTCTAGAAATTGACACACACAAAGGCAATCATTTTATTAACAATATAGGCATTTTGTCCAAGGAGTGATCCTTGGACAAGACCACCAATCTACGATTGATGGATCTTGAGGATTGTTGGATCTTGATCAAGACCACCAATCTACGTTTCTTCCAGGGCAGTTATAAGGCTATCtctaaaaacactttaaaaagctATAGAATTCCTTAGTTTTTTATATATTGATAGTGTTTCTTGCCTGGGTGGAATAGTACTGCCCAGTGCAACACCACCTACTAAAGATCCTAGTAGGAAATAGATGATACAACACCACAGTTTTAAAGGGATTTTGGTAGATTTTGATCTGATGCAGCTCATCTCTCTCTTGCAGACTCAAAATGTTGCATACCAGCTATGGCAACTGATGTTTGTTTCTCCATCAGGGAGAAAGAGAATAATGGTAAGCGATGCAGCAAAACTGGGCTACAGCTTCAATAACACGCTGTACCGCGTGTACCTCCGTGCACCCTACCACAGCAATGAGTCTGACATCAGCACAGTAAGTTGTTTTTCTCAATTGGACACAAAACTCTACTGCTTCCACTACCTCCCTAGAACAtcagtttgccttttttttttttcctgcatcccaAAAGGTAAATGGTGTAAATATGAACTTGGTCACCTCCACTTCCATGTACAGGCAGCGGTGGCTGCTTATGCTGATTGACACAACTGTCTCCTGTCCTCTTGGTAAGGACTTCTTCCTTGTTCATCAAAATTAACTACTTAAGGAGCTAGTAGGAAAGACAGTCTCCCTATTTCCCTATGACTTACCCTGTAAGAGTTTTACAAGCTGCCCTCCAAGCCACACAAGCTAACAGCCCATGGCTTTAATGCCAGACAAATAGGTTCCTTGCTGTGACACTACATTACTTGTGTTCATGGTGCAGTTGtgcctttctctgctttctcaaACCCCCAAGTTACATGCAGAAGGGCCAGGGAGCCTCCCCTGGTCTAACCCCACTGCTTTGTTTCTCTACTGTCACATAACTCCGCACGGGGGTGCAGCTCTGTATCCTTGGAACTCACATAGTCCTCTTCTGTGGAGATGTGGAACTAGCCCAgctttttgcagaaaaaaaattctcagaTCAATTTGAACAATTAATTTCATCAATTAATTTGATTAACTGATGAGGGAGGAGGAGGTCGTAAGCTGTCACAATCTTGAGACTgttatttcaaggaaaaaaaaatccaaataagtGGCTCCATGCCTCATTCCTTTGCCAGCAAGACAAAATTCCTATGACCAGAAAGACAATACAACAGGTAAGGGGGAGCCCAACTGTCAGTACTTCTGAATATATTAATTACTCATCTGAAACTGGTGATTCAAGCCTACTTTGAGTGTCAGGTGTGATGGCTGTGACAGAACAGCCATCAGTTGGTTAATGGACTACAAAGTGTTTCATTAGTGAAAGCTGTAGAGGTTCTGTGGTGGAAAGGAGTCAGGGAAAGACAACCATTGCAGGGTGAACTCACGGGGAACTCCAACTGCCTGGGGGCCTTGTGGGACTGTCTGTCTAACTCAACAGATGGTATCAGTTTCACTGACACTACGCTAACATGGACTGTGCCAAGTGTTATCCCAACGTTAGTGCTTCAAGAATCCACCTTTTTGTCAAAAAACATTGCAATGGGAGTCGATGGCCAAGTCATAGTAAACCCAGAGGAGAACAACTACTTACTGGAGCACAACAAGACACACATTGGAATAACGATCCCTATTGGAGCAGAAGGAGGCAAACTAAAGGTTAGTATGAACCTGTCTCTGACTAACATATTTTAGGGGATGCACCATGGAAGACGTTTCCAAACAGTGTTCCAAATAGCAATTGGTGCTTAAAATTCTTACATGCAAGAAATATCAGAAGACCTACATGCTCCCTTCTCTGTATCTCAAAAGCACTTATGCAGAAATTAAGTATCTCTAATCACAAAACATGCtagactgttttgttttgttttgtttcttgataATCTATACTAACTACACTAAGATAGGAGGGAAGGGATTCCTGGGCAGCACTGATCAGTCATGCATGCTCTTACATTATGAAACTGGTGCTGGCATACGTCTGGCCAGGGTTAATGAGCAACTTCCCAGACAATTTCCATGCAGACAGTATGAGTTAGCAAGGGACAGGATTTACTTCCAGAACGTAATTTGGACGCAGCCACCTGCTTTCAACACAGTATAATCTATGTCAATCTGTAGTTTATGAGCACAGAGACAATGTCCAAAGAAATGTTCAAGTAGAAAGGAGCTGGCAGGATTCACAGAAGGCTCTTTACCAGTTACAGTTACGAAGGTGACATTGATGTGACTTTGACTTGTCCCCTTCAGAAGTTCACTTTTTGGTACACCAGTGGGCACTTACACCACAGTGTGCACAGAAATACCAGACACACACAGTCTGAAGAACGGCTGGAAGCACTGACAAACTGTCCAAGTGAACTGAGACGTGACTGGTAGCCCAGTGActgcaaaaaaaacacatgcaaatatGGTTACTTACTAAACTTACGGAGGACCTCCCaaccccaatacctccttattGAGAATCACAGCAGTATCTGAGTCAAACATGGACCAGACAAATGGATCaggcagagaaacaaacaagctCCCCACCTAGCAAAATACATCCCAAATTGTCCTAAAATACCATTTGCTCTTTCTAGTGTACGAATTTTaaccttattcactctttcctCCATCAAGACACTGAGTTTTAAAGCTTAACACAAATTTTACCTCCTAGAGCTCTGTATCTTGTGGTGTATATGGAATCATTTACAGTATTGACTTGTTCTTGGAGCACACATGGACAGATGCAGACTGGCAAACCACTAAATATACCATCATCAAATCCATCACTACCCCTTTCATGCCACAAATACCAACTGTTATCAACAGtaagtcatttttctcattGACTTTTCCCTGTCTCTTCCTTGTGCTGCAATATACCCTGGTCCATTTGACCTCTGCCATATACCTTTATTCACCATAATGTTCTCAACTCCCGCTTCCAATTTTTTAGCTAACATCAAGATTCAAggtattataaaacaaaataaatgtttagcCTGAATGGATGTACCATCTATCACCTGTCTTTATGAGATAAAATGAAACTTATGAGTTTCTGATAAAAACATGAACATTTCTGTCACTCTAGCCAACATATTTTTCCAGTAGACACTGGGCACTAGAATAAAGATGCTGCATTGCTTGcttttaatgacattttccaATGCATTAAGACACTAGTCATCTTTGGAGCTAACTGGATAACTGAtataggggaaagaaaaaaaaaaaaaaaaaaaaataacctcctAGCATACATTATAGTTTTCCCATATTTTATGTGGCTGAACTAGATCCTAGATTTCATTATAGTGAAGGCACTGCATGTGGTAGTGCACCTCTAGAAAGTTACTGAACCCACTTTCTGTGATGTTGTATGTATTTGTTGTTAATCTCCTGCAGCTTGAAGCAATTCTCATGTACTCAGAGTATTTCAGATCTGACTAGAACACAAACAGTCATTAATCAGAGCCATTAAGGAGATGGCTGTTGGCGAAGTTTCCTGGAACATGAATGGGAGGCCACCCCAACTGTCTTAGTTACTTGATCCACATCAGCAGTAATTTGATGTTCTCTCCCTACAGATACTCTGCCAGAGGAAAGGATATTTAATATTGCATTTGGACACTTTCTTCCTGATGTCTCCCTGGTGTCAATCACAATAGGAAATGTGCCATTTACCCTCAGAGAAGCACAGCACCATGGGTATAAGATTTATGAAActtctttttcaaatggaacAAAAGGATTTATCCTGGAAGTCTCTTTTGATGACCCATGTGTTCTAAAGGAGGTAAGGTACAGCAGGCCACTTCAGCAGCTGAGTGGAGGAGGTAGAGCAGTTCCTTTTCAGAACATCTGCCTGGCTTTTATTAACCAACAACTGTTCCTCGATCGTAAAGGTGTCAATGAGCCTGAACTCATCTGAGTTAAGATAAGAGGTTTGTATGTCCCCACCTTGCTCTCCCTAGGCCTCTAGGAGAAAAGCAGCATCCAGTGTGATAAGATAGTATGAAGTATGACTTCCTTTAGTCTCTGTCAGCATGGCTAATTTTCAAGAGCAACGCCCAGCAGGAAGAAATCTCTGTTAAATGTCCCTTGAAACAGAAGAgccttggaaaaataaatcaactaCTGCAATCCTGCAAACAGCAGTTTCCACCATCCAGTAGTTCCAGAACCTACTGTTTATGCAGAGCCATTTGATCGCTGGCACAGGCCATGCACCTCATAAGCAGGTACAGGCTGACTTAGGTTATTCTGAACATATTTTGTTAAGCTACAGACCCTTTTCAATCTAAATATTTGTGAAAAGTATAAACTCACTGAGGAAATTCAGCCTCTCATTTTAGCAGGAGGGCACTTAACTGCAAGTCCTCTACCCCTGTTTCAGCTAAATCACACAGAGCTTCAATGCTATTTTCTGTTACAAGGAACAACACTGTGAACACACAGGATCAGGACTTGCACAAATAATTTTCAGACAGCAGTCAAACCACAATTAAATTGCATTAAGGATCAAAGCAAGCCAAAAATGTTCAGCAAAGCTAAGTATTCCTTTCAGGTTGGGTACCAAGTTTTGCTTTGAGAGCACTTTTACTGAAGTAAATAAGGATACTGAGAGATCTCTTGTAGCGGCTCCTCATACCTTCCGTCTTACTGATTACTCCTTGTCCCGGGTTCAGACCCCACTCTGAGTAAATAAGAGTAAGGATTTGAATCCAGACCTCCCTCTTCGGGCTCTTTCACCAGTGGACTACAGAGGAAACAGCACCGTGTTCACTTCTGCCTCCATTTTCTGAACAGGCACTACATTCTCCACATTAATGTTTAGCCAAAAGAGCTGTTGAATCCAGTCCAGCTTTCTGAGTAGTTTTAGGCCAACTGAAGCGATGTTTTTGGAGACAGACTTATTTGCTAGGGAGCAGAGGGTGCTGGAATAattatttagtgctgctcgggaTATACATTCCTGTCTGTGCTGGAATCCATTGCTACTGCAGCcttacattttctctctctttcagtaCGTGaatagaaatgaaacaaaatatacCCTCCTTGTTAACTACACCCTA is drawn from Anas platyrhynchos isolate ZD024472 breed Pekin duck chromosome 3, IASCAAS_PekinDuck_T2T, whole genome shotgun sequence and contains these coding sequences:
- the LOC101802027 gene encoding uncharacterized protein; amino-acid sequence: MESVGYSLSRIWMLFLLFWLGQGRQMAPPGFVQSSCRSRIFWMKLNKLLLQGKFFQLEINDPYAGPVLLDEKLASRCGYVLSEDVWGNPVFRASVLGCHVANEADELFSLTVNIKVSSFASMRAAVTYTYPMYCSYSSWAPREIVCEENYMEVSVKTDVPAVSNDYTVAWMSALPETQNVAYQLWQLMFVSPSGRKRIMVSDAAKLGYSFNNTLYRVYLRAPYHSNESDISTVNGVNMNLVTSTSMYRQRWLLMLIDTTVSCPLDGISFTDTTLTWTVPSVIPTLVLQESTFLSKNIAMGVDGQVIVNPEENNYLLEHNKTHIGITIPIGAEGGKLKSSVSCGVYGIIYSIDLFLEHTWTDADWQTTKYTIIKSITTPFMPQIPTVINNTLPEERIFNIAFGHFLPDVSLVSITIGNVPFTLREAQHHGYKIYETSFSNGTKGFILEVSFDDPCVLKEYVNRNETKYTLLVNYTLSVGPEMVLYYHSAEVECVIADIVIPEATGYCDEENLYLAIPVFGLHQYWNLYLGAKLLNQHTALTNGYLAASNSTHLVLQIPLFAVGVIYEEVSFQKIKARFDVALRKVRTMETLQIFSVSCNFNPSAFIICHPDGTIMISAQMKTVPAIDMSKTKLRDSSCKPKEYNKGHAFFMFHVTTCGTSVRFEGDHIVYENEISYERETLPGQSQPKITRDPDYRLTVSCYYRAKETVMLGAFVSEPSTSRPFGSGTMVPRSNIAVYRRIRKALNVVSRVSKNESFMDFYEPDEAILKQPMESVFLEVELKDESPDAELYLDNCWVTGSLDFNSAPRWNIAMDGCEIKSSEYVAEFLSVAASPRVRHPSHFKRLAVRTLTHQLEQVYVHCLVAVCSPSSPCRGQCSPRKERKGHRSASLQGYVLAGPVQIVDPDLR